The following are from one region of the Mesotoga sp. UBA6090 genome:
- a CDS encoding cysteine desulfurase family protein, translating to MIRYFDNNATTQMERDLAELMASLCEEEYANPNSMHSFGVKQARRHEEARERVARCLSVDPREIFFTSCATETINWILRSSIFFRGKRKKIVTTSIEHKAVLNTLKDLKTISNIEYYEVAPESDGIVSVDKLLNEVDDETFLVSVMAANNVTGSIQPYEEIGKALRERGVLYHVDAVQTIGKIPFNLQKGFCDYASFSAHKFHGPKGVGMAFVKRGSPIKPFITGGGQERGMRAGTQNVPGALVTSIAMQRAIENMDTSSRRLRDFQQQIVESVKALGGAVNTPEDSVSNTVNASFAGIRSEVLVNALSEEGVYLGTSSACSSRSDGGQYVLDEMGVDPSLASCSIRISMSRFTTEEDVAILVETLKKTVPLLKF from the coding sequence TTGATCCGCTATTTCGACAACAATGCCACAACTCAGATGGAAAGAGACCTTGCCGAACTGATGGCAAGTTTGTGCGAGGAAGAATATGCAAATCCTAATTCCATGCATTCTTTTGGTGTGAAGCAGGCTCGCCGCCATGAAGAAGCCAGGGAGAGAGTGGCACGCTGTCTCTCGGTTGACCCCAGGGAGATATTCTTCACTTCATGTGCAACTGAGACGATAAACTGGATTCTCAGGTCCAGCATTTTCTTCAGGGGCAAGAGGAAGAAGATTGTCACAACTTCAATTGAACACAAGGCGGTTCTCAACACTCTTAAAGATCTGAAGACAATTTCGAACATTGAGTATTATGAGGTTGCACCGGAAAGCGATGGAATTGTGAGCGTCGACAAGCTCCTCAATGAGGTTGATGATGAGACTTTTCTTGTCTCCGTTATGGCTGCAAACAACGTAACCGGTTCAATTCAGCCTTATGAGGAGATTGGCAAAGCTTTGAGAGAAAGAGGCGTTCTCTACCATGTAGATGCAGTTCAGACAATAGGTAAAATACCCTTCAATCTGCAGAAGGGCTTCTGTGACTATGCTTCATTTTCTGCCCATAAGTTTCATGGTCCGAAGGGAGTCGGAATGGCATTCGTGAAACGCGGATCGCCTATTAAGCCCTTTATCACTGGCGGAGGACAGGAGAGGGGTATGCGCGCAGGGACTCAGAACGTACCGGGTGCTCTGGTTACTTCGATAGCAATGCAGAGAGCAATTGAGAATATGGATACGTCATCCAGAAGACTTAGAGATTTCCAGCAACAGATTGTTGAGAGCGTGAAGGCTCTTGGCGGCGCTGTGAATACTCCTGAGGATTCAGTCTCTAACACAGTTAATGCATCTTTTGCAGGTATTAGGTCGGAGGTTCTGGTTAATGCTCTCTCTGAAGAAGGTGTATATCTGGGGACTTCTTCGGCGTGTTCTTCCAGAAGCGATGGAGGTCAGTACGTTCTTGATGAAATGGGAGTTGATCCTTCACTTGCCTCCTGCTCAATCAGAATAAGCATGTCAAGATTCACCACGGAGGAAGATGTGGCGATTCTAGTAGAAACACTGAAGAAAACGGTTCCTCTTTTGAAATTTTAG
- a CDS encoding YicC/YloC family endoribonuclease — protein sequence MLRSMTGYARAERRLYGINAFVELKTVNSKYLNVDVNIGDAFSELEMNVSRLIKENLKRGTVKARIDISLVDSDDFLQPDFGIASSIYNSLRLIRDRYGLAGEVSVDSMARFKEIFKTRPSEDLAEKIWNVIEGLLIEAVDQLNIDREREGQTMSLALNEYLDRLETIAEELQANSEDMVLYYRDFLKKKLEQISDSQLDDNRLEQEVTLLAEKADISEEIVRMISHIESFRSVMQSDRESGVQLDFICQEMHRELSTVASKSKKLVITNLSVEGRTLVNKLREQVQNIE from the coding sequence TTGCTCAGAAGTATGACCGGATATGCGAGGGCCGAAAGGAGACTTTACGGAATAAATGCTTTTGTAGAGTTGAAAACTGTAAATTCGAAGTACTTGAACGTTGATGTCAATATCGGGGATGCTTTCTCTGAGCTTGAAATGAATGTTAGCAGGTTAATAAAAGAAAATCTCAAGCGTGGAACTGTGAAGGCCAGAATCGATATTTCTCTGGTGGACAGTGATGACTTTCTTCAACCTGACTTTGGTATAGCCTCCTCAATCTACAATTCTCTCAGATTGATAAGAGATCGTTACGGACTTGCCGGAGAAGTCTCTGTAGATTCAATGGCGAGATTCAAGGAGATATTCAAGACCAGACCATCTGAAGACCTTGCAGAGAAGATATGGAATGTGATAGAAGGGCTCCTGATTGAAGCTGTGGATCAACTGAACATTGACAGGGAAAGGGAAGGACAGACCATGTCTCTCGCTTTGAACGAGTATCTCGATAGACTCGAGACCATTGCGGAAGAGCTCCAGGCCAATTCTGAGGATATGGTTCTGTACTATCGAGATTTCCTGAAGAAGAAATTAGAGCAGATTTCCGACAGCCAGCTCGATGACAACAGACTGGAACAGGAGGTAACGCTTCTTGCGGAAAAGGCAGATATTTCGGAGGAAATAGTCAGAATGATCTCTCATATCGAATCCTTTAGAAGTGTTATGCAGTCTGACAGAGAGAGTGGTGTGCAGCTTGATTTCATCTGTCAGGAGATGCACCGCGAACTGTCTACAGTTGCATCTAAATCGAAGAAACTGGTGATTACTAACCTCTCTGTCGAGGGAAGAACGCTGGTAAATAAACTCAG